TATTTCCCGAAATATTTGGTAACCATTTCTTCAATCCTCTTGGCGCTAATTTGGGAACAGACCCCAATAAGCGTAAATTTGTTGACTGTTGTAATTCTTTTGTTGAGTAAATAGTCCGGGTAAACATTCCCCAGCTTAAGGCTACGGCAATACCTAAAATAGGACTAACTAGTAGACCTCCTAACAACAGTGATAATCTGTTAATTCCGATGAGTTTGCCTAAACTTGGTTCTTCTAACACCTGCCATTCCCACCCTCCTTGGGCAATTTTTAAACCCAAAGATTGTTGTGCTTGAAGCAGTTGCTCAAGTTGTTTGCGTTTAGCTTTCGCCTCTGGTAATAAACGGTTATATTGCGCTATTAAGCTGGGATATTTACTAAATTCAAATCTTAGCCTTTGTTCTGTTTCAGCCAAACTCTTTTCGTTGGCGACTAGTCCTAAAGCTGTGGTTTGGACTTGAAATAATTCTTGTAATAGTCTAGGGTCAACTCCTTCGGTCTGTTCTAGATGAGCATTAGGTTGTTTGATGTCTCCTAATAATTGATTGGCCTCTCTTTTTAAGAGCCACAACTGATTCTGACGTTGTTCTTTTAGTTGTTGGATTATGGGAGACTCATCCGTATAGCGCTTCTGCTCTGTTGCTAAAGTTAGTTCAGTCTTTTTAAAATCATTTAATAGTGTTTGGTAGCTACTTGATTGACTTAAATATGAATTTATTCTGGCTTTATGGGCTGAAGTAGCGACTTCTTGTTGTAAGTTATTGTAGCGAGCTTGTACATCTTGCATCTGGGCGCGAGTGATTTGTAACTGCTGTTGCACCTCAGCTAAAGATTCAATCAAAATTTTGGTTTGTATTTCTGGATCAAGCAGATTATGTTTACGACGAAAATATTCTAAGTTTTTTTCTGCTTGATTGACCTCTTTTTTCAGTTGAGGAATGCGAGCATTAATAAAAGCTAGACCTTTATTTAAACGTTCTTTTTGCTGTTGAATATTATAGTTTTGATAAACTTGTTGTAGTGCTTGCAGCACTTTTTTTGTTTTAACTGGATCGCCATCAATGAAAGAAATTTCTAATATTTGTGAAGGGACATTATTAGTTATAATTTTCTCGTCTAACTTGGCTACTGTAAGTTTAGCTTGTTTACCGTTAATGTCTTCTATTGTAATATCAGGATAATCAGATCGTAGTAAAGATACAGCTTGTTCAATGAGTTGGGGACTCAAAACTCTGTTTATCTGCGCTGTGTAATCTAAAACTGGTGGATTCAAGTTTAAAATTTCGCTATCAGTTCCATTCACAATATCACTTGTTGTAACTCCTGGTTGTGGATAAGAACTCATCAGCAATTGCATAGAACTTTGGTAATGAGATTTTGTATTCACAGCAATTAAGCCAACAACTGACATTACTGCACAAGACACACCTAGCACTAAAAAGCGTCGGCGACGCAAAATAGCAGATACATTTTTAATGTTAACTTTGTGAGTTGGCAAGTTGATCATGATTTGCTGTTGATTAAAAATCATTTTAGCCTCTATGAAATTTTTAATTAGTTAAACAATTCACTAGAATTAAATCCAGGAATATTTTTAGCAATTACAAAACTTATTTGAGAAATTTCATAAATCGACCAAATATAATCCAGTATATTTTTTCATACCTTTTAACTATTAAGTGTCCAATTAACTTGAATCCTTATAAGTTAATTAGTTCAATAAAAATATTTTTTGAGCGTAAATAATTCGAGATAAATAGTCAATGCTATTGAAAAATCTTTATTAGATTCTAATTATGGAAATTTTGTGATAGATGAGTTCATTTAAATAACAACATACTGAGAGTTATAAATAATGCTAGTATTTTACGGATAAAATATATTGCTTGAGGTTTTGCTAAAAATAAGTAAATAAAAATACTTGAATATATTTTTTAAAAAAATGTAGCGGAAACTACATCACAATTCAAACCTTAGCATAATAAGCCAAACACAGTAAGTTTTCCCTAATGAAAGGTGGTTTATTCTACGTAAATTGACGAAAATATAAGCCATTAAATGTTAAAAACAATAGCATTATTAATAATTATAAAAATATAAATATCTGTATATAAAAAATATAGTTGTCTTCTTAAAAAATCTGACTAGTTAATAACCGCAGATGATATTTTTACTAACGCTGAGTAAAGACAATAACTTTTTAGCAGTTGTGGCGATTGAGTTAAGTGAAAAATTTATAAACTTACGAGATTCTTCCTGGTAAACGCTGAGGTAGTTTGTATGAACACAATTTGCCTCAATAGGACTAATGAATTTTTAGTATTAATTACTAGGGTTAAATAGGCGTGTACTGAGTTATTCACAATTAGATACTCTTAAATAGATGGAAAAGGCTTAACCCAACCAACTTGAATAGCTTGATTAAGAGCGATCGCAGCTACAATAAACCACAGCACGCTTTCACTAGCCAACACAGCACCAGCTAAACTCCAGTCAAATTCTATCTGCGCTAACCCCCGCACCAAACCAAAAGCCATAACCCCACCAGCTTTCAGTTGAAGATTTTGATCTTGGCGGATGATATAGCGGTAAGTAACACCAAATAATAAACCAGAGAAACTGGCGATCGCCCAACTGACGAATAAGTACCAATGCAGTGTGACTTGCAAACTTGTGAGAATGTCAAAATACCTAGCCAATACTAGAGCGTTGAATAAATTAGTTATCAACCAAGTAACACTCAGCGAAAAAACTCCAATCATCCCAGCCTTGAGGGATTCTAACCGTTCTGCCATCAATTGCGTATCCAACATTCTGTTCATTTGAAAAATGGAGAGTAAGGGATAAGGAGTAGAAACAATCAGATTCAGACTTCCGACTTTCCAGTGTCCAGTTCCAGGTATGATAAATATTAGAGACCTTTTGTAATTATTTGCAAAATTTAGAACTATGGGAATTTTGACATTGGGTTGGGTATCACTGTTAGTTGTGTTCACCTGGTCGATCGCAATGGTAGTTTGGGGACGCAACGGACTGTAGAGGTATCGTGGAAAGTCCATTTCTGAGTATCCTGGCATTACTAGCCTTCGTGCTGTTAATCGCAGTTACTGGTGGCGTTGGCTACTTAACATTGTCCGAATGGCGCGATCGCCGTCTTCGAGAAGCCGAAAAACGCGAACAGCGACGTACATCTCCCAAAAAGCGATAATGCGATCGCAGTTGAATGATTTTTTTGCAGGAATGCGATATTAGCGATCGCATTCCTGTATTGTTTGCAGTTGCCAAACATCAAAACAGAAATTACTGTAAATATAATTTTTTTGTTTTGATTGATCACATTACTCATTAATTAATTGTTTAGATTGACATAAAAACTAGTAATTCATAGATTTGCAGAATTAAAATTAATTATAAATAAACTTATGTAACAGACTCCGGGTTGATTACTAAAATTATTTGTGTAGTCACAGAACAGAAAACACTTCTACCAGCTTCCTTCGACAAGCTCAAGGTGGCGCAGGACATCGAAATCAATAGGAAACAAGAAAAAATTAGGTAAAAATGTAGTATTTTTTTCAAAAATTAAAGATGAGTCCTATATGTAAATTAGATGTAAAGAACATTATTTTGTTGATTACTCTAGATTTAACGATGAAAGCGAATACTAAAACCTTGAACATTACTGAGTAATTTTTAATTTACGTAAAGTCTAATTAATTAATTTAGCTACATATCAAATCTTCTAGTGTTATCTTTCCTACGAATTAGGGAATTCTACAATAGAAGACTTTCAATATTTAAAGTCCTACCAGGAATGGAAAACTCTTCTACCATAAAACCGAATTCAAAACAACCAGAATATCAATCAGATAATTCATCCTCCCTGTATCAGAGTGAGAAACAAAAAGCCTTGTCTGGAGTAATTTCTCGGATTCGAGAAACTTTAGATATAGATACTATCTTTAAAATTACAGTTACAGAAGTCCGACAGTTACTAAAAACTGATCGCGTGGGGGTGTTCCGTTTTTATCCTGAGTTGGGATGGGAAGGAGAATTTATCTATGAAGATGTAGGCTCAGAATGGGTTTCGGCCTTAACTGCCAAACTAAAAGATCACTGCTTTGCTAAGGAATTTGCCGGGCTATACCAAGAAGGCAGAATTCATGCAATGGCTGACATATATCAAGCTGGTGTCAGCGATTGCCACGTCCAAATCTTAGAAAGATTTCAAGTACGTGCTAACATAGCAGCCTCCTTAATGAAAGGAAAAGACTTATGGGGATTGTTATGTATTCATCAATGTAATGACTCTCGGCAATGGGAAGAGTCCGAAATTGAGTTTGTGCAACTTATCGCCGCACACTTAGGAGTTGCTCTACAACAAGCCGATTACCTTGAACAAGTCAAAATCCAATCGACACAACTAGCACAAGCGCAAGCCATAGCAAAAGCCGCTGAATGGCAGAGAATTATAGCTATCACCGTCGAGAAAATTCGCCAGTCTCTAGATATAGAAAGTATTTTCCGCACCAGCACAGCAGAAATCCGACAGTTGCTAAATGCCGATCGCGTCGCTATTTATCGCTTTAATACTGACTGGAGTGGCGAATTTATCTTTGAATCGGTCGCAGATGGTTGGATTTCCCTAATCGATGAACAGTCAACGCAACCACAATTAAAAGAAAATGTTAGCGAGTGTAGCGTTAAAGACTTGGCGGAAACTCCCATCATGGATACTTATTTACAAGATACCCAGGGTGGTACCTTTACCAAGAGCGAAGTATACCGTATTTGTTATGACATCTATGATTATGGTTTTACAGACTGCTACGTCAAACTTTTAGAAAGCTATCAAGCCAGAGCTTACGTTATCATTGCCATTTACCACGGTCAAAAGCTCTGGGGTTTATTGGCAGTTTACCAAAACTCTGGCCGCCGCGATTGGCAAGAAGACGAAGTTTACTTACTTACTCAAGTTAGCACTCAACTAGGTGTAGCCTTACAACAAGCAGAATTTTTACAGCAAATGCAGCTACAAGCAGCAGAAATTAGTAAAGCTGCTGAACGCCAAAGAGCGCTGGCAAATACTGTCGAAAAAATTCGCCAATCCCTAGATATTGACGCTATTTTTAAAACCACTACTCAAGAAGTGAGAAGACTTTTGGATGTGGAACGAGTAGCAATTTATCGCTTTTACCCTGACTGGAGTGGTGAATTTGTTGCCGATTCCATTGTTGATGGTTGGAATCCCAGCGTCAAACCCCAGCCTGTTACAGAACGCGTATTGCTCAAAGAAACACAAGCTGGCAAATATCCCCGTCATGAAGTGTTTGTGCCAATTTCTCAAGGTGAAAAGTTATGGGGCTTATTAGTCGCTTATAAAAACTCCCAGCCCCGTTATTGGCAAGATGAAGAAATCAACTTACTAGCGCAAGTAGGCATACAGCTAGGAGTAGCATTACAGCAAGCAGAAGCATTAAAACAAGTGCAGTTGCAAGCTGAACAATTAGCAAAAGCCGCCGAACGAGAACGCAAAGCCGCCGAACGAGAAAAGGCGTTAGCTGTAACAGTCGAAAAAATCCGCCAATCTCTTGACTTGAACACAATTTTTGTCACCAGTACTCAAGAAGTTCAGCGGTTGTTAGAAGTAGATCAGGTGACAATCTATCGTTTTCGTTCCGATTGGAGTGGGGAATTTGTTGCTGAGTCAGCAGCCCCAGGTTGGGTATCAGTACGCAAACTTTTGAATGTGATTGCTAATGAATACTTACAACAAACCCAAGGAGGAGACTTTGCTAAAGGGCATACTCTTGTAGTTAGAGATATTTATAGCAATCAAGATGCTCATAAATATATATCTTTGAGTCAGTTGATGGAAGCGCGATCATATATGATTGTGCCGATTTTTCAGGGTGATAAACTTTGGGGATTACTAGCTGCGTATCACAACACCGCAGCCCGTAATTGGCAAGAAGATGAAGTGGATTTATTGGTGCAAATTGGGAATCAATTAGGGGTAGGACTTCAGCAAGCAGAATTACTCGAACAAACTCAAAGACAAAAAGAAGAAATAACGCAAACTCTCAAAGAATTGCAGCAAACTCAAAGTCAGTTAATTCAAAGCGAGAAAATGGCTGGGTTAGGGCAGTTAGTTGCAGGTATAGCTCATGAAATTAACAATCCAATTAGTTTTATTTTTGGGAATATTACTTATTTGAATGACTATACTGAAGATTTGCTGACATTACTGCGAATGTATCAGAAATCTTATCCCAGAGCTAAAGCAGAAATTCGAGAATTTTCTGAAAAAATAGATGTAGATTTTATTGCTAATGATTTACCTAAGATGCTCACTTCGATGACGATGGGAGCAGATCGAATTTCGCAATTAGTTTTGTCTTTACGCACCTTTGCCCGACTGGATGAAGCAGAAAAGAAACCTGTTGATCTGCATGAAGGGATTGAAAGTACTTTATTAATTTTGCAACATCGCTTGCAAGGAAATGATAATTCTCCTGTTATTGAAGTGATTAAGGAATATAGTGAATTACCTCATGTAATCTGCTATGCAGCCCAGATGAATCAGGTGTTTATGAATATTCTCAATAATGCGATTGATGCTCTAGAAGACTCTGTGGTTGCAGGTAAAATCACTGACCAACCAAAAATTTGGATTCAGACAAGAGTGACAGCAGAGAGTATTATTCAAATTAAGATTGCTGATAATGGTTGTGGCATTCCTAATAATCTGCGATCGCGTATTTTTGAACCATTTTTTACCACTAAACAACCTGGACAAGGTACTGGTTTAGGTTTATCGATCAGCTACCAAATTGTTGTAGACAAACATGGTGGTCAACTCAAGTGTGTTTCTCAGCCTGGAAAGGGTTGTGAGATGTGGATAGAAATTCCTATGTAGTTTGTAGTTCTGAATTAAGAGATGTAGCGACGGTTAGCTGTATAGATAGCGAAACCCAACATGATTTATAATTTGTTGGGTTTCATTTGTCAAATTAACACTGGTTTTTTAGCTTACCAATTAAGGTATTAAGATTGATTTGGGTAGGCCAGCCTAAAGGAACGTTGCTGGAATTGTATCCGCGATCGCGCAAATCTTGAATATATCGATTACGGATGTATGTTGTATCAAAGTTACCAAGACCATTAAAATAAACATCCGTTAGGTGAGCCGGATCTAAAGCCATTTCACCTCTGTATACTGCGCCATCATTTGAGTCATCCCAACCCCAAGGTGTATTAGCAGAATTGTTGGCACAAGTTGGTGTACCATCACCACAACTACCGCTAGAATCTCCCTTGAATGTTCCCCATGTCGCATAAGTTATCCCTGTGGAACTAGAAGCTTCATCTAATTGATGTTGCCACAAACCACTAGAAGCAAATACATCAATTAACGAATACAATACATTGCGATCGTTCCCAGATGCAGGTACTTCCGCAGTAGTTTTAGAAGGATAATAGATGATTCCGTCTTGAGTGCTACTTCCATTGAAATTTTCCGCAGGCCAAGCTCGTAAGCCATGACCTTTAGCTTCTTGTGTTGTCAATGGATGCGGAGAACTATTGTAACTGTTCGTGGTAAGTACTCCGTCAATATTTTCTGCACCGTTTGTCAAAGAACTACCAGTTGGTGTGTAAGAGTAAAAGTCTGTATGAAATACTGTGACGATACCTTCGAGTTTGCCAAAGGTTGTACTATCTTTACGAACGATCGCCAGCAAACCTTCTAAATCATTTTCGTGTTCTTGGTCGAAGGGGGTATCTGTCCAATCTTGCGGATGAAAGAAAGAATAAGTGATAAATCTGTGAGTACAAGTCTCAGCTACAGAATAGTAAGCATGAGCATTTAGCGGATAAGCGGAAAGATTATCCCAATTATTTGTACCTCGCCAATCTCCGTCATAGTTAAACCGCGTGATATAGTCGCCACTGTATTTAGTACTGTCGGTATCTTGATAGTGAATTGGCGCATGATAAGCCGCTAAATCTAAATCTGTGGGAGTTTGAGCAATTCCTGGTAAACTTGTCAAAGTACCAAGGGCGATCGCACCAATAACTCCAATCGCCATCAGCAAAACTTTTTTGAAAATCATCGGTTCTCACCCTGAATAATCAACACAATTCAGGATAAAAACAGATATTTAAGAATTGATGTGAATTAAGTTAAAAATTACTAAAAATCTAGGTTAGGAGTAAGTATTCTTCTCATTTAAATCTTACCCAACAAAAAACCTCGGCGAAACTAACCGAGGTGAAGGGGAGAAGTACAAATGACGATGAGTGATACAAATACCGAAATCAGAAAATCTTAGCTAACTGCAAAAGCACACAAAACTAAAGCAGCCACAAACGTAGCTGCAATTGCGCCTTGTAAAACATAACGACGTTGTTCCCAAATTGCTGGGTACTCAGCACAGTAAACCTGGGGTTCAGTGGGGTAGTTATTGAGAACGCCGTCTTCATTAATTGTGGTGTACATAGTTTTTTTCCTTAGCTGTTAACTTATGTAAATAAATATAACAACTTTGTAACGAACTGTCAATAAGACTTGACAAAATAAGGCTAAATAATTTAATCAAATCTACTTAGCCGCTGCTGTATAAGGGGTTGACACCGGAAGGAGATCGCATTCCCACAACATTAAATAGGGGTGCAAGACGTTGCACCCCCAGATATGAAACTGGTTTTTAATTAAACCAAGCGGCGAACTCAAAGAATTGTCCCCGGAAAACTTCTAACAACTGCAACCAAGTATTGGTATCGGTGACTCTCCCCAATTGCAGATAAGGAGCAGCACCAGTTCCCTGTACCCACAGCACTAAATCAAAGGTACTGGGCTGAGTAAAAACCTTGTTTAAATTAATACCTCTAACTTCGCGTTTTCGCCAAAATGGAACTAACTTTTTGCCTGTGAGTAAGGTATCAGCCTCATTTAAAAAGGTCAGCCAGCCATCAATCATTGGTTGAGTGACTACTGCATTAGGAATTACGCCCTTTTGTTGAGGGTTGGGTAGCCATTCCCGATCATTATCAGTTTCCGCTAAAATCAATTCCCAAGATTGACGACTTAAAGCTGTGACTGTTTGGAAATTTTGGAGAGCAGTCGTTAAACGTTCTGGTTCCGCAACAGGAAAATTGATCAGATGAATGAACGCAATCATATCGCTAATATCAAAATTACCCCAACCGAATGCGCCCGTACCATTAGCCAGAAATGGATAAGCAGTTTGTGGTTGAGCAAAAACTAAATGAGCCGTGGAATCAAACAATTTACTTTCGTCATAAGCCAAAACCACCTGAGCGATCGCCGAGAGTAAATTGCAATAACCCTTGAGCCAAATGACATCACCCGCATCAAAGGCGATCGCTAAACTTTGGGCAGCTTTTTCTGTAGCTGGTATTCCTGTTAATAAGCTGAAAGTTTTCCAAAAAGATTCATCTTCTTCTAACTTACCATCAGCATTGAAATCGAGCCGTGTTAAACCAAGTCGCAACGGTAGCTTGACTTGATTATCTTTGATGGGTTCGAGAGTATCTTTGACTTGAGTTAGATCATTGAGTAAATCTTGCAGAATCTTACGTGCATCTTGATATGTGACTGGCTGCGGTGTCGGGTTTGTCGGCACAGGAAGACGTAAAATTGGGAAGAATTGAGTCAGAATATTTTGCTGCAAACCATAACGGTACAGTGACTGCATTAACTTTTGAGTTGCACCCATCAATTGCACAACTCCCAATTTAAATCGTGTCTGATCATCATTAGCATTTTCCTGAAGCTTGGTAATAAAAGCTTCCTCTCCCTGTTGAAATTGAGCATTGATCAGATACTGCTCAATATCAGAAGGAGGCGTTGCCGATTTGACTAGCGGCGTGAATGAGAATAACAAACTAATAACCAGTAAAAAAGCACAAACAAAAATACGCATAAGATTTTATGGGTTGAATTCAAATCTTGGCGCTACTTTAACCTAAATAATCGGTAATTCTGCCAAATAATAGCTAAAAGTCTAATTTAAAGAGAATTATGAGAATACAATTTACTACTACAGAACGGCAGTTGAGGTATGGGTGTAGGGTTTTAGCTGTCTAGCCTAACCAGTCGCTACAGATTTAATGTATGCAGCTTGAGTCTATGTAGCACATAGCGTGTGATTGCTAATCTTCAACATTTTTCTAGCCATTCACCAACTTTTACGGAAATTCACGCAATAATTTCCACAATTTATGAAATTATTGGTTACGATTGTCTGGGTTTTACTGCTGGTGGGGTATGAATATCCGTGTGGTGTAAATATAGTTTTATTACTAGCGTTAGTTTAAGTCTCGCTTTATTAGTTACTGGTTGTGAAAATAAAACCGCCCAGTGTCAGCGGCTAATTCAAGTCGTGAATGAAGGAAATGCACTCATTGATCAAAATAAAGGCAAGCAGGCAATCACTAGCTTGCAACTATCTAAAGATTTAGAAGCCATTGATACATCTTTAGAAGAACTAAAATTAGCAGATCCCAAACTCAAAGAATATCAAAGCCGTTTTCAGAAGGTGTTTGATAACCTTAGTCAAGCCATTGCTAAAGCGGCTAAAGCTTTGTCTGCTGCTAAAACAGCCGAAGCTTCACCAACTGGTAGAGAAAAAATCAAAAAGGCCAGAACCGAAATTGATACAGCCTTAACCGCGGCTGCTAAAAGCGCTGGTAAAGAATCAGATACTTTAATGAATGATCTGAATAAGTACTGTAGCCAGTCTGAGTAAAAGTTGAAAGGCTGAAATTTTAGTATTTCCTGAATTAATGTCTACCCTACATCAGTAGGGTATTTTGTTGGGTAGCGGTAATATGGCGCTTTTCAGGACTTAATTCCTATGTAAATATTAAGCATAAGCAGTCAACACTTGGGAATTTCACTAATTATGAATAATATTTCGTTATCCAAACACAATTGGAATGCGTTTCTTTATCAAGATAAACACGCTTTTGTGTGGCAATATGGCGAAGATTTGCTGCAATGGTTGAACCCCAACTCAGGAGAGTTAATCTTAGATTTAGGTTGTGGAACTGGTCAACTTTCAGCCAAAATTGCCGAGTCTGGTGCTGAGGTGATGGGAATTGATAGCGCCGCCACCATGATTGACAAGGCGAGGCAAAATTACTCGCATTTACGTTTTGAAGTGGCTGATGCTCGCAACTTGCAAATAGATCAATCATTCGATGCCGTATTTTCTAATGCTACCTTGCATTGGATTAAAGAAGCAGAGGCCGCGATCGCATCCATATATCAAGCACTCAAACCAGGAGGCCGTTTTGTGGCTGAGTTTGGTGGTAAAGGCAACGTTCAGGCGATCGTGCAAGCATTGTACATTGCTTTTGAACAAATTGGTCTACCCAATCCCCAAGCCTTAAACCCTTGGTATTTTCCTAGTATTAGCGAGTATACTATCTTACTTGAAAAACAAGGGTTTGAAGTTAATCAAGCTATTTTATTCTCTCGTCCCACGCCTTTAGCCGATGGGACACTAGGTATAAAAAATTGGCTGCAAATGTTTGGTAGTGCTTTTTTAGCTCCATTATCTGCCGAGGAACAAATAGAAGTTATACGTATAGTGGAAAATTATCTTCAGCCCATACTTTACCGAGATAATGCTTGGACAGCAGACTATCGACGAATTCGTATCTTGGCGATCAAAGTTTAGTTGATGCGGAACTTTAGCAAATCAAGACAGACATTAATTTTAGATAAATTAGGGATATATGTAGTAAATTTCACTACCTCTAATCCATGAATTAAACGGTGTTAGTTTATGTCTAGACAGAAACTGCTAAGGTATCAAAAATCGTTTTCACTACTCCTCGGTCTCAGCTTGAGTACAATTTATCTTTCGCCAATTTCTCCCTCGCTGGCAGAAAAATCCTCAGTGCTGCTACCTTCTGATGCACCTTTGGAGCTAGACTTATTAACCAAGCCCAACGGTACTGTAATTACAGCCAATACCATTAACCCACAAGGATTAACAACTCCGAGTTTATGGTTAGCTCAAGCTAATTCCGAAAATAAATTGTTGGATAATTGGATAGCTTATCCTGCTAATGCTACAGCGCCTGGGCGAGTAGATGTGATTGTCAATCAGCAAGTTTGGAGCATCCTAGATTATTTAGAACGCTACAGTTTTGTGAATCGCTTAGGTAATGTTGCCAGAAAAGATGTTTATAATCTGCGGGTGTTTAATTATCAGCAGGAACTTTTGGGGAGTTATACTTGTAATTTCCAAATAAACCCAACATTATGCCGCATTCAGATAAATTCTTTAAATAGATTAGGATTGCAGCAATCATCGCAGTGAGGGTGATAGATTTAAAAGTTTTTAGTTCGTAAATTTTTTAAACGCAGAGTGGCGCAGAGGTTAACGCAGAGAATGCAGAGTATTTCCAGCGCCAATTCGCTACAAATTAATGGAATGGTGTACTAAGTTTGTCTGTCTACCACTGTCCTAACGACATTGGCTGTGCTTATCAAGACAAAAATTAGTATTTTGATTGATTAACTGGTTTTGATTTTGGTAAACAGAGATTCATACTGTTTGGCTGTTGATGTCGGTAAGGCCAGCAGGAATTCACTTTTAGAGAAAATTTGATGATTTGTCTGTAACAAACTACGTATTGGTTCTTGAATATCTGTAGCTGCAATATCGGGAAAAATGGGGGAATTGGTTTTAGTTTTGGCAGTAATTTGCTTGGCTATTTCTGGTTGCCAACAAAAATCAATCCATTTAGATGATATGTCGTTTTTGCTGGCTTTTGTGGGACGTACCCATAAATCTGCCCAGATGGCTGTTCCTGACTGAGGGATAACTACATTTAGTTGCGGATAACGTGACAGCAGTGGTAACACATCACTAGACCAACCAACGGCTAACCAAGTGTCGCCAGTAACTAAAGGTTCTAAATAAGTATTAGAACTGTAGAATTTTACTTGTTGGTTTAAGGTTTGTAGTTCTTTTTCGAGGTTGGGTACAGTGTCGAGGTTTTCGGTGTTGTATGATTTGCCGAGTTTCTTTAACACTAACCCGATTACTTCTCTAGGATTATCTAGTAAAGAAATTTGCGATCGCAATCCATCCCGCCATAAATCACTCCAATCTTGTGGTTGCCATCCTAATTCTTGGAATTTATAGCGATCGTATACAATCACTGTACTACCCCAGCGATAAGGCGCAGCCCACACGTTGCCTTGAGGATCTAAGTTACCTTGGTCATTGCGAGTTACTAGTTGTCGCCATCTTTCATCCAACTTCGACCAATATTGTAACTTTTGGACTTCTGCTGCTTCTAGCGGTTGAATTAATTTCTGTTCAATGGCTCTTTTTAGCCAATAATCTCCCAAACTTACCAAGTCAACTACAGTTGTTGTTTGCGAATTCATAAATGGAACCCAGCGAGTCCAAGCTTGCTGATTGTCTGGGGTTTTTGGCTGTTCTTGCCAACGCTGCAATTGCTGATATAAATTTTGTATTTGGTCAACTGGGGCAAATTTTAGCTGCGCCTTTGGTTGCAAAGCTTGGCTGAATTTATCAACTACTTGACTAGGAATAGAACTTTTCAATAACTGAATGCTGAGTTTGGTTTGATTGTTATTACCACACCCAACTAGCAGTTGCGACAGTGCCAATCCACCTATACTGAGTAAAAATGATCGTCGATCCATTGATTTTGGATATATAAACTTAGATTTTAGACTATTGTCTTACATTGCTCTTAAAAAGGGAGGGAATAGGGAGTAGGGAGTAGGAATATTATCTCTGATGCCAACTTAAGTATTAACAAAAATTTTGTAGAGACATGAAACTTCTCTACATTTATTTATGGCGCTTTTCACTGGAGTAGAATACAAATCTGCGT
This window of the Nostoc sp. HK-01 genome carries:
- a CDS encoding lipopolysaccharide biosynthesis protein; its protein translation is MIFNQQQIMINLPTHKVNIKNVSAILRRRRFLVLGVSCAVMSVVGLIAVNTKSHYQSSMQLLMSSYPQPGVTTSDIVNGTDSEILNLNPPVLDYTAQINRVLSPQLIEQAVSLLRSDYPDITIEDINGKQAKLTVAKLDEKIITNNVPSQILEISFIDGDPVKTKKVLQALQQVYQNYNIQQQKERLNKGLAFINARIPQLKKEVNQAEKNLEYFRRKHNLLDPEIQTKILIESLAEVQQQLQITRAQMQDVQARYNNLQQEVATSAHKARINSYLSQSSSYQTLLNDFKKTELTLATEQKRYTDESPIIQQLKEQRQNQLWLLKREANQLLGDIKQPNAHLEQTEGVDPRLLQELFQVQTTALGLVANEKSLAETEQRLRFEFSKYPSLIAQYNRLLPEAKAKRKQLEQLLQAQQSLGLKIAQGGWEWQVLEEPSLGKLIGINRLSLLLGGLLVSPILGIAVALSWGMFTRTIYSTKELQQSTNLRLLGSVPKLAPRGLKKWLPNISGNKQRNINYDFGETDSWLPCHETLDILYQNLQISKYSLHSKSLMFTSALSGEGKTTLLLGLAASAARMHRRILLIDANFRYPNLHKILQLSNDWGLSLLLLDETSNQIHNYIQPVHPLIDVLTAGPKPEDTIRLLSSQRMKELIKRFEQTYDLVLVDAPPILGTADARILAGYCHEVVMVGRMGQLTQTDLMQAQEILSQLNLIGIIANGVRSHQQV
- a CDS encoding GAF sensor signal transduction histidine kinase is translated as MENSSTIKPNSKQPEYQSDNSSSLYQSEKQKALSGVISRIRETLDIDTIFKITVTEVRQLLKTDRVGVFRFYPELGWEGEFIYEDVGSEWVSALTAKLKDHCFAKEFAGLYQEGRIHAMADIYQAGVSDCHVQILERFQVRANIAASLMKGKDLWGLLCIHQCNDSRQWEESEIEFVQLIAAHLGVALQQADYLEQVKIQSTQLAQAQAIAKAAEWQRIIAITVEKIRQSLDIESIFRTSTAEIRQLLNADRVAIYRFNTDWSGEFIFESVADGWISLIDEQSTQPQLKENVSECSVKDLAETPIMDTYLQDTQGGTFTKSEVYRICYDIYDYGFTDCYVKLLESYQARAYVIIAIYHGQKLWGLLAVYQNSGRRDWQEDEVYLLTQVSTQLGVALQQAEFLQQMQLQAAEISKAAERQRALANTVEKIRQSLDIDAIFKTTTQEVRRLLDVERVAIYRFYPDWSGEFVADSIVDGWNPSVKPQPVTERVLLKETQAGKYPRHEVFVPISQGEKLWGLLVAYKNSQPRYWQDEEINLLAQVGIQLGVALQQAEALKQVQLQAEQLAKAAERERKAAEREKALAVTVEKIRQSLDLNTIFVTSTQEVQRLLEVDQVTIYRFRSDWSGEFVAESAAPGWVSVRKLLNVIANEYLQQTQGGDFAKGHTLVVRDIYSNQDAHKYISLSQLMEARSYMIVPIFQGDKLWGLLAAYHNTAARNWQEDEVDLLVQIGNQLGVGLQQAELLEQTQRQKEEITQTLKELQQTQSQLIQSEKMAGLGQLVAGIAHEINNPISFIFGNITYLNDYTEDLLTLLRMYQKSYPRAKAEIREFSEKIDVDFIANDLPKMLTSMTMGADRISQLVLSLRTFARLDEAEKKPVDLHEGIESTLLILQHRLQGNDNSPVIEVIKEYSELPHVICYAAQMNQVFMNILNNAIDALEDSVVAGKITDQPKIWIQTRVTAESIIQIKIADNGCGIPNNLRSRIFEPFFTTKQPGQGTGLGLSISYQIVVDKHGGQLKCVSQPGKGCEMWIEIPM